In the Nicotiana tabacum cultivar K326 chromosome 16, ASM71507v2, whole genome shotgun sequence genome, one interval contains:
- the LOC107816349 gene encoding uncharacterized protein LOC107816349 isoform X1, whose amino-acid sequence MTMNQVVTTRKNKKETNSQYLPAGSLSSLAKEKFSLLTTKRAVPPNFSNRQPKHPRLGSQVQKPVRQLPLTSHVPQKVQEQVQQVPLDSSSPVATKGQEQVHRATLHSTASAAQAVLEQVQQVSQRSTASAAQAVLEQVQQVSQHSTSSAAQVVLEQVQQVLQHSTSSAAQVLLEQVPQMSQHSATHEVIEQSEKRGSSTVKRKRGRTQMPRVHGRSERKLAVLSDLNQPIGPTDEIVKELGSFLGTLARNSTFCPLNINNWKKLNTKEDMWTYIKTKYDIHDDGREWVFQSIQNAWRRKKKKETSEEPSSKDMFVATRSRKPGRVYKESYEDTMRKIAEMEQIQTQKSEDDNQSIDAFATVMGPEHPGRVRLYGRGVTKTILKQKSGNSGPSSKTTDEIMEQKMKEMEERMQQRMQKNFEEQQETWQQQITLNVVAQLQHINPDLRIHPNMLAFGGRSLREASSAQQAAIQLINRPSTSSTNQDQHLLGNATSPTCHVQTLEEDNRPPTSNALQTVLVATHKQQQRK is encoded by the exons ATGACTATGAATCAAGTAGTGACtacaaggaaaaacaaaaaagaaacaaactcaCAGTATCTTCCAGCTGGATCACTTTCATCGTTGGCAAAAGAAAAGTTTTCGTTGTTGACAACCAAAAGAGCTGTTCCACCTAATTTTTCAAATAGACAACCAAAGCATCCAAGGTTAGGATCTCAAGTGCAAAAACCAGTGCGTCAATTGCCACTTACCTCTCATGTACCACAAAAAGTACAAGAACAAGTACAACAAGTACCATTGGATTCTAGCTCTCCTGTAGCAACAAAAGGGCAAGAACAAGTGCATCGAGCGACACTACACTCTACAGCTTCTGCTGCACAAGCAGTACTGGAACAAGTGCAACAAGTGTCGCAACGTTCTACAGCTTCTGCTGCACAAGCAGTACTGGAACAAGTGCAGCAAGTGTCGCAACATTCTACATCTTCTGCAGCACAAGTAGTATTGGAACAAGTGCAGCAAGTGTTGCAACATTCTACATCTTCTGCAGCACAAGTACTATTGGAACAAGTGCCGCAAATGTCGCAACATTCTGCCACTCATGAAGTAATTGAACAATCAGAAAAACGAG GCTCTTCCACTGTAAAACGAAAAAGAGGAAGGACACAGATGCCACGTGTACATGGACGGAGTGAGCGCAAGTTGGCTGTTCTAAGTGATTTGAACCAACCCATTGGTCCTACTGACGAAATTGTAAAAGAGTTGGGAAGTTTCCTCGGTACATTGGCAAGAAATTCAACCTTTTGTCCTCTGAATATAAATAACTGGAAGAAACTGAATACAAAAGAGGATATGTGGACATATATCAAG ACAAAATATGACATTCATGATGATGGAAGAGAGTGGGTTTTTCAATCAATTCAAAATGCTTGGAGAAG aaaaaaaaagaaggaaacttCTGAGGAACCATCAAGTAAGGACATGTTTGTGGCTACGAGATCAAGAAAACCCGGTCGAGTATACAAGGAATCATATGAAGATACAATGCGCAAAATT GCTGAAATGGAGCAAATACAAACTCAAAAAAGTGAAGATGATAATCAATCAATTGACGCATTTGCAACAGTCATGGGACCTGAACATCCAGGTCGCGTAAGATTGTATGGTCGTGGGGTTACAAAGACTATCTTGAaacaaaaatctggaaattctgGACCCTCTTCAAAGACTACTGATGAGATAATGGAgcaaaaaatgaaggaaatggAAGAGAGAATGCAACAAAGGATGCAGAAAAACTTCGAGGAACAACAGGAAACTTGGCAGCAACAAATTACACTTAATGTTGTTGCACAACTTCAGCATATTAACCCAGATTTACGAATTCATCCTAATATGCTAGCATTCGGTGGTCGTTCACTCAGAGAAGCTTCCTCTGCACAACAAGCTGCAATTCAACTAATCAATCGTCCATCTACTAGTAGTACTAATCAAG ACCAACATCTGCTTGGAAATGCCACCAGTCCAACATGCCATGTACAGACTTTAGAAGAAGACAACAGGCCACCCACATCCAATGCATTGCAGACAGTTCTTGTGGCCACTCATAAGCAGCAACAAAGAAAATGA
- the LOC107816349 gene encoding uncharacterized protein LOC107816349 isoform X2, whose product MTMNQVVTTRKNKKETNSQYLPAGSLSSLAKEKFSLLTTKRAVPPNFSNRQPKHPRLGSQVQKPVRQLPLTSHVPQKVQEQVQQVPLDSSSPVATKGQEQVHRATLHSTASAAQAVLEQVQQVSQRSTASAAQAVLEQVQQVSQHSTSSAAQVVLEQVQQVLQHSTSSAAQVLLEQVPQMSQHSATHEVIEQSEKRGSSTVKRKRGRTQMPRVHGRSERKLAVLSDLNQPIGPTDEIVKELGSFLGTLARNSTFCPLNINNWKKLNTKEDMWTYIKAEMEQIQTQKSEDDNQSIDAFATVMGPEHPGRVRLYGRGVTKTILKQKSGNSGPSSKTTDEIMEQKMKEMEERMQQRMQKNFEEQQETWQQQITLNVVAQLQHINPDLRIHPNMLAFGGRSLREASSAQQAAIQLINRPSTSSTNQDQHLLGNATSPTCHVQTLEEDNRPPTSNALQTVLVATHKQQQRK is encoded by the exons ATGACTATGAATCAAGTAGTGACtacaaggaaaaacaaaaaagaaacaaactcaCAGTATCTTCCAGCTGGATCACTTTCATCGTTGGCAAAAGAAAAGTTTTCGTTGTTGACAACCAAAAGAGCTGTTCCACCTAATTTTTCAAATAGACAACCAAAGCATCCAAGGTTAGGATCTCAAGTGCAAAAACCAGTGCGTCAATTGCCACTTACCTCTCATGTACCACAAAAAGTACAAGAACAAGTACAACAAGTACCATTGGATTCTAGCTCTCCTGTAGCAACAAAAGGGCAAGAACAAGTGCATCGAGCGACACTACACTCTACAGCTTCTGCTGCACAAGCAGTACTGGAACAAGTGCAACAAGTGTCGCAACGTTCTACAGCTTCTGCTGCACAAGCAGTACTGGAACAAGTGCAGCAAGTGTCGCAACATTCTACATCTTCTGCAGCACAAGTAGTATTGGAACAAGTGCAGCAAGTGTTGCAACATTCTACATCTTCTGCAGCACAAGTACTATTGGAACAAGTGCCGCAAATGTCGCAACATTCTGCCACTCATGAAGTAATTGAACAATCAGAAAAACGAG GCTCTTCCACTGTAAAACGAAAAAGAGGAAGGACACAGATGCCACGTGTACATGGACGGAGTGAGCGCAAGTTGGCTGTTCTAAGTGATTTGAACCAACCCATTGGTCCTACTGACGAAATTGTAAAAGAGTTGGGAAGTTTCCTCGGTACATTGGCAAGAAATTCAACCTTTTGTCCTCTGAATATAAATAACTGGAAGAAACTGAATACAAAAGAGGATATGTGGACATATATCAAG GCTGAAATGGAGCAAATACAAACTCAAAAAAGTGAAGATGATAATCAATCAATTGACGCATTTGCAACAGTCATGGGACCTGAACATCCAGGTCGCGTAAGATTGTATGGTCGTGGGGTTACAAAGACTATCTTGAaacaaaaatctggaaattctgGACCCTCTTCAAAGACTACTGATGAGATAATGGAgcaaaaaatgaaggaaatggAAGAGAGAATGCAACAAAGGATGCAGAAAAACTTCGAGGAACAACAGGAAACTTGGCAGCAACAAATTACACTTAATGTTGTTGCACAACTTCAGCATATTAACCCAGATTTACGAATTCATCCTAATATGCTAGCATTCGGTGGTCGTTCACTCAGAGAAGCTTCCTCTGCACAACAAGCTGCAATTCAACTAATCAATCGTCCATCTACTAGTAGTACTAATCAAG ACCAACATCTGCTTGGAAATGCCACCAGTCCAACATGCCATGTACAGACTTTAGAAGAAGACAACAGGCCACCCACATCCAATGCATTGCAGACAGTTCTTGTGGCCACTCATAAGCAGCAACAAAGAAAATGA